One region of Aurantimonas sp. HBX-1 genomic DNA includes:
- a CDS encoding PBP1A family penicillin-binding protein yields the protein MQDAGNGPPVTGIPESVDSETVEVSKAEPDIRGEASQTRTAFVVLAKALAADTARLGRWLTAMLLPVIARLREGLSRLPSFTAVKDHPRWAGFLGSAARGPGYARSLLRGRSTKSPHGKPSIRRVLSGLAIAFVGVFLLVIASAVWALHDVPLASVISGTTEPTVVLEASDGQAMVQKGPYQGSYAELAEFPEHLVHAVLSIEDRRFYSHFGVDLRGIGRAFVRNVFAGEVVEGGSTITQQLIKVLYLERDRTLKRKIQEVFLAFWIENRLGKDQVLTRYLNNVYLGAGATGMPAAALVYFGKSVGELTLAESAMLAGLIRAPSQLNPLENLDEAKERAAVVLAAMEDAGYLDEAATTIAQTASAELSPTRPDMSAGTWFADWVMAEAREIAGPFRGTIRVKTTLDPHLQSLAERAVTDALDTVGRAQGVSQAALVALRPDGAVVAMVGGRNYEASEFNRAVTAKRQPGSIFKLFVYYAALRQGLSPNDRIEDAPIEIDGWAPENFGGKFHGRVTLAEAFARSLNAATVRLAMEVGIDEVIAAAKDLGVDAPLAALPSLALGASEVSLLDLTGAYASVRAGRTPIEPWGIRTFAADEQSQSFRVGPSILPQRDLAEHHESLVSLLQLVVERGTGREAALDGFAAGKTGTSQDSRDAWFVGFNEALTVGVWVGNDDGTPMNDVTGGQIPASIWKTFMNAVAVAPSPAGPVSSTMEPQAVPSTPPDTQTPPSSILDLMAGTGIQDAAQVGPSCNVRACSRAYRSFRSSDCTFQPYRGPRKLCER from the coding sequence ATGCAGGATGCAGGAAATGGACCGCCGGTGACTGGCATTCCCGAAAGCGTCGATTCCGAAACGGTCGAAGTATCCAAAGCCGAACCCGATATACGCGGCGAGGCGAGCCAAACCCGAACTGCGTTTGTCGTGCTCGCGAAGGCGCTAGCCGCCGACACCGCCCGCCTCGGCCGTTGGCTGACTGCTATGCTCCTGCCCGTTATCGCTCGGCTGCGTGAGGGCCTTTCGCGTCTGCCGTCGTTCACCGCTGTGAAAGACCACCCGCGCTGGGCGGGCTTCCTCGGGTCAGCGGCACGGGGACCCGGGTACGCGCGCTCGTTGCTGCGAGGGCGCTCGACGAAGTCACCGCACGGCAAGCCGAGCATTCGCCGCGTGCTCTCGGGCCTGGCGATCGCCTTCGTCGGGGTGTTCCTTCTAGTCATTGCCAGCGCGGTCTGGGCGCTCCACGACGTTCCGCTGGCCTCGGTGATCAGTGGTACGACCGAGCCCACCGTCGTCCTGGAGGCTTCTGATGGCCAGGCGATGGTGCAGAAGGGCCCCTATCAGGGTAGCTACGCCGAATTGGCCGAGTTCCCGGAACACTTGGTCCACGCGGTTCTCAGCATCGAGGATCGCCGCTTTTACAGCCATTTCGGGGTCGATCTGCGGGGGATAGGCAGGGCGTTCGTTCGCAATGTCTTCGCCGGAGAGGTTGTCGAGGGCGGCAGCACGATCACGCAGCAGCTCATCAAGGTCCTCTATCTGGAACGCGACCGCACCCTGAAGCGGAAAATTCAGGAGGTTTTCCTCGCCTTCTGGATCGAGAACAGGCTGGGAAAGGATCAGGTCCTTACCCGCTATCTCAACAACGTCTATCTCGGCGCGGGCGCGACCGGCATGCCAGCGGCGGCGCTGGTCTATTTCGGGAAATCCGTCGGCGAACTGACGCTGGCAGAGAGCGCCATGCTGGCCGGACTGATCCGGGCCCCTTCCCAGCTCAACCCACTCGAGAATCTGGATGAAGCCAAGGAACGCGCCGCAGTCGTTCTCGCGGCGATGGAGGATGCCGGATACCTGGACGAAGCGGCGACCACCATCGCGCAGACGGCTTCCGCGGAACTAAGCCCCACGCGTCCTGACATGAGCGCCGGCACGTGGTTCGCGGACTGGGTAATGGCGGAAGCGCGGGAAATTGCCGGGCCATTCCGCGGCACCATCCGGGTGAAGACGACCCTCGACCCGCATCTGCAATCGCTCGCCGAGCGGGCAGTCACGGACGCTCTCGACACCGTGGGTAGAGCACAAGGTGTATCCCAGGCAGCGCTCGTTGCGCTGCGTCCCGACGGTGCGGTGGTGGCAATGGTCGGCGGGCGGAACTACGAGGCGTCCGAGTTCAACCGGGCGGTGACGGCAAAGCGGCAACCGGGTTCCATCTTCAAACTCTTCGTCTATTACGCGGCCCTTCGCCAGGGACTTTCGCCGAACGACCGGATCGAGGACGCGCCGATCGAAATCGATGGGTGGGCGCCGGAAAATTTCGGCGGCAAGTTCCACGGCCGGGTGACCCTGGCCGAAGCCTTCGCCCGTTCGCTCAACGCCGCCACCGTGCGCCTGGCCATGGAGGTCGGCATCGACGAGGTCATTGCGGCGGCGAAAGACCTCGGCGTCGATGCCCCGCTCGCAGCGCTGCCGAGCCTTGCTCTCGGCGCGTCCGAAGTCAGCCTCCTGGACCTGACAGGTGCCTACGCGTCGGTCCGGGCGGGTCGCACACCCATAGAACCTTGGGGCATCCGTACCTTTGCGGCGGACGAGCAGAGCCAGAGCTTTCGTGTCGGACCATCGATACTACCCCAGCGCGATCTCGCCGAGCATCACGAAAGTCTGGTTTCGCTGCTCCAGCTCGTCGTGGAACGCGGTACCGGACGGGAAGCCGCGTTGGACGGGTTTGCGGCTGGCAAGACCGGAACCAGCCAGGACTCGCGCGATGCGTGGTTCGTCGGCTTCAACGAGGCGCTGACAGTGGGAGTGTGGGTTGGCAACGACGACGGCACGCCCATGAACGACGTTACCGGGGGGCAGATTCCGGCTTCCATCTGGAAGACCTTCATGAACGCCGTCGCAGTTGCGCCCTCGCCGGCGGGACCAGTGTCGTCGACCATGGAGCCGCAAGCGGTCCCATCGACACCACCTGATACACAGACGCCGCCGTCAAGCATTTTAGATCTGATGGCAGGAACGGGCATCCAAGATGCGGCGCAGGTCGGGCCCTCGTGCAACGTCCGCGCTTGCTCTCGGGCATATCGCTCGTTCCGGTCATCGGACTGCACGTTCCAGCCCTATCGAGGCCCCCGCAAGCTCTGTGAGAGGTAA
- a CDS encoding DUF1236 domain-containing protein, producing the protein MTLRTILAASAATLLTATALPAAAQTSEPAAGQTSVTTTTATQTGVSATTDLNVRSGPGPNYDIVGVIANGEAATLEGCTDSGVWCRVTVDGKSGWAYSQYLTADVGGQTVVVTERRTEYPVVTYEDSGGAGEVSGAATGAVIGAIVGGPIGAAVGGAAGLVAGAALNPPEERIEYVRSNPVETVYLDGEAVVGAQLPEAVELQTIPDYEYSYVYVNGQPVLVDPSNRQVVYVVR; encoded by the coding sequence ATGACACTGCGCACGATTCTTGCGGCCAGCGCGGCTACCCTGCTCACGGCGACCGCCCTTCCTGCCGCGGCGCAGACCAGCGAGCCCGCCGCCGGGCAGACGAGCGTCACCACCACCACCGCCACCCAGACGGGCGTCTCGGCGACGACCGACCTCAACGTCCGTTCCGGCCCCGGCCCGAACTACGACATCGTCGGCGTCATCGCTAACGGCGAAGCGGCGACGCTGGAAGGCTGCACCGATAGCGGTGTCTGGTGCCGCGTTACCGTCGACGGCAAGTCGGGCTGGGCCTACAGCCAGTACCTGACGGCCGACGTGGGCGGCCAGACCGTCGTCGTCACCGAACGCCGTACTGAGTATCCGGTCGTCACCTACGAGGACAGCGGCGGCGCCGGTGAAGTCAGCGGCGCGGCGACGGGTGCGGTCATCGGTGCCATCGTCGGCGGGCCGATCGGCGCTGCCGTCGGCGGCGCGGCCGGCCTCGTGGCCGGCGCGGCGCTCAACCCGCCGGAAGAGCGCATCGAGTATGTCCGGTCGAACCCGGTCGAAACGGTCTATCTCGACGGTGAGGCCGTGGTAGGCGCGCAGCTTCCAGAAGCGGTCGAACTTCAGACCATTCCGGACTACGAATACAGCTACGTCTACGTGAATGGTCAGCCGGTCCTCGTCGACCCAAGCAACCGCCAGGTCGTCTACGTGGTCCGATAA
- a CDS encoding cation:proton antiporter: MTGLVGLLGLRASWSERLTLAFFGIRGVGSFYYLAYGLNHMEVEGAERLWAIVGLVVLMSVLLHGLTVTPIMRMLDRLRGRDPDADDAIPPPGFQGPAA, encoded by the coding sequence GTGACCGGCCTTGTCGGACTGCTCGGGCTGCGCGCCTCCTGGAGCGAGAGGCTCACCCTCGCCTTCTTCGGCATCCGGGGTGTCGGCTCGTTCTACTATCTGGCCTACGGACTCAACCACATGGAGGTCGAGGGAGCCGAGCGCCTGTGGGCAATCGTCGGCCTCGTCGTCCTGATGTCGGTCCTGCTGCACGGGCTGACGGTCACACCAATCATGCGGATGCTCGATCGGCTGAGGGGGCGAGATCCGGATGCCGATGACGCAATTCCCCCGCCCGGCTTTCAAGGCCCCGCCGCCTGA